In a single window of the Rhodothermales bacterium genome:
- a CDS encoding PAS domain S-box protein, which translates to MNESYGLFRDLCDNAHDLIQSVLPNSRFQYVNRAWLETLEYTEAQVGDLTLRDVIHPDRWLELQDVVSHATPGGGAVAVETEFQASDGHRIGVEGRVIRRVESDGTAALIGMFRDVTGTKDAEEELDRLFVLSLDMLCVAGTDGYFKQINPAFRRVLGYSQDELLSRSFLEFVHPDDQEGTLAAVAQLAEGLPVVDFENRYMAVDGKYRWLAWRSAPVAERGLIYAVARDITEQKHIEQVMARQAEDLARSNADLEQFAYAASHDLRAPLRAIGNLAEWIDEDLPPGGLEKPREQLSELRHQVVRMENLIEDLLSYARAGRQAGELQEVDTSAMVNELIALLAPPPKFKIVTTGDMPVFATNRAPLEQVLRNLIGNAIKHHDRPDGRVEVSAIDRDDFYEFQVADDGPGIPDESCDAIFKMFQKLSSGSDADGTGIGLALVKRSVEAQHGVVWVESTADRGVAFHFTWPKRPLESD; encoded by the coding sequence ATGAATGAGTCGTATGGTCTCTTCCGTGATCTCTGCGACAATGCGCATGATCTGATTCAGAGCGTGTTGCCGAACTCGCGGTTTCAGTATGTAAACCGGGCATGGCTCGAGACGCTCGAATATACCGAGGCGCAGGTGGGCGATCTCACCCTGCGCGACGTGATACATCCGGACCGGTGGCTCGAACTGCAAGACGTCGTATCGCACGCGACGCCGGGCGGTGGCGCGGTTGCCGTCGAGACGGAATTCCAGGCCAGTGACGGACATCGGATCGGGGTCGAGGGCAGAGTAATACGTCGTGTCGAGTCGGACGGCACAGCGGCATTGATCGGAATGTTCAGGGATGTCACCGGAACAAAGGACGCTGAGGAAGAGCTCGACCGACTCTTCGTCCTTTCACTAGACATGCTGTGCGTCGCCGGAACCGATGGCTACTTCAAGCAGATCAATCCTGCCTTTCGTCGGGTGCTCGGTTACAGTCAGGATGAACTGCTCAGCAGGTCGTTTCTCGAATTCGTGCATCCCGACGATCAGGAGGGGACGCTAGCAGCGGTCGCTCAACTGGCTGAGGGACTTCCGGTGGTCGACTTCGAGAACAGGTACATGGCGGTCGACGGCAAATACAGATGGCTCGCATGGCGTTCGGCCCCCGTAGCCGAACGTGGACTGATATACGCCGTCGCCCGCGACATAACAGAGCAGAAGCACATTGAGCAAGTCATGGCTCGCCAGGCGGAGGATCTCGCCCGCTCCAACGCCGATCTGGAACAGTTCGCCTATGCAGCCTCTCACGATCTTCGAGCGCCTCTCAGGGCGATTGGAAATCTGGCAGAATGGATCGACGAAGATCTACCGCCCGGTGGGCTCGAGAAACCGCGTGAACAGCTATCGGAGTTGCGCCACCAGGTAGTCCGCATGGAGAACCTCATCGAGGATCTCTTGAGCTATGCTCGCGCCGGACGCCAAGCTGGCGAGCTTCAGGAAGTCGACACGTCTGCCATGGTAAACGAGCTGATAGCACTTCTGGCACCACCACCGAAATTCAAGATCGTGACGACCGGCGACATGCCTGTGTTCGCGACCAACAGGGCGCCACTCGAGCAGGTGCTACGGAACTTGATCGGTAATGCGATCAAGCACCACGACCGACCGGATGGTCGCGTGGAAGTATCCGCGATTGATCGTGACGACTTTTACGAGTTTCAGGTTGCTGATGATGGACCGGGCATCCCAGACGAATCGTGTGACGCCATCTTCAAGATGTTTCAGAAACTTAGTTCCGGAAGCGATGCCGATGGCACGGGTATCGGGCTGGCTCTCGTAAAACGCTCCGTCGAGGCACAGCACGGTGTCGTCTGGGTCGAGTCGACTGCAGACCGCGGCGTCGCGTTCCATTTCACCTGGCCGAAACGGCCACTTGAATCCGACTAA
- a CDS encoding response regulator, whose translation MPTILIVDDNKIDHQAARRYLSRLENLDVRQSYDGVHALEEIERQLPDIVLTDLRMPRMNGLELVERLHEKIPLLPVVLMTSQGNEKIAVEALQAGAASYVPKGLLKEELADTIERVLEIAAAKRSQLEIVRFLDHTESEFALRNDPELIAPLVSYLLDSLDRVGFGDDTDRASVRMAIMEAVSNSMIHGNLEVGSELRSSDRDLYYRLIEERRRTAPYSERRVRCRARENGESVEYVIEDEGPGFDPTTVGDPMAPENLLSVSGRGIMLIGTFMDEFEYNEKGNRITMRKRRAAGTR comes from the coding sequence ATGCCGACCATTCTTATTGTTGACGACAACAAGATCGACCACCAGGCGGCACGGCGCTATTTGAGTCGGTTAGAGAATCTCGACGTTCGGCAGTCCTACGACGGCGTCCACGCTCTTGAGGAGATCGAGAGGCAGCTACCCGATATTGTGCTGACTGATCTCCGCATGCCACGGATGAACGGACTGGAGCTCGTCGAGCGCCTTCATGAGAAAATTCCGCTGCTGCCGGTAGTCCTGATGACGTCTCAGGGAAATGAGAAGATTGCTGTGGAGGCACTTCAGGCGGGTGCGGCCAGCTACGTACCCAAGGGATTACTGAAGGAGGAGCTCGCCGACACGATCGAACGAGTCCTCGAGATTGCGGCTGCAAAACGATCCCAGCTCGAGATCGTCCGATTTCTGGATCACACCGAGTCCGAGTTTGCCCTGAGGAACGATCCCGAACTCATCGCGCCACTGGTTAGCTATCTGCTCGATAGTCTTGACCGCGTGGGTTTCGGAGACGATACGGATCGTGCGAGTGTACGAATGGCCATCATGGAGGCAGTGAGCAACTCCATGATCCACGGAAACCTCGAGGTCGGCTCGGAGCTTCGCTCGAGCGACCGGGATTTGTATTACCGACTGATTGAAGAGCGTCGAAGAACGGCGCCCTACTCGGAGCGACGCGTTCGCTGCAGGGCGCGGGAAAATGGTGAGTCCGTAGAATATGTGATCGAGGATGAAGGCCCTGGCTTTGATCCGACTACCGTGGGCGATCCGATGGCGCCGGAGAATCTCTTGAGCGTAAGCGGGCGCGGGATCATGTTGATCGGGACGTTCATGGACGAGTTCGAATACAACGAGAAAGGGAATCGAATTACGATGCGGAAGCGACGAGCAGCAGGCACTCGATAG
- a CDS encoding nuclear transport factor 2 family protein, translating to MKGLLPVLVLLASCGPANPADSCLDTESVIGMDAGWEKALLENDEDHLDWLLADDFVWVHNHATHIDTKEGLLQSVASRDETDMKSRVQSDIEVRTLDNTAVVTGYTVVTRESGSTRYRFMRTYVETSQSCLLLANQTMAIHDDRG from the coding sequence ATGAAAGGACTTCTACCGGTTCTGGTATTGCTGGCGTCGTGTGGTCCGGCCAATCCCGCGGACTCATGTCTCGACACCGAGTCTGTGATCGGAATGGATGCAGGCTGGGAAAAGGCTCTGCTGGAGAACGACGAAGACCATCTCGATTGGCTTCTGGCTGACGACTTCGTGTGGGTGCACAACCATGCGACACACATCGACACGAAAGAGGGCCTCTTGCAGTCGGTTGCAAGTCGCGACGAGACGGACATGAAATCGCGTGTCCAGTCGGACATCGAGGTCAGAACGCTGGATAATACGGCCGTGGTGACAGGTTATACGGTCGTGACGCGCGAGTCAGGCTCAACGAGATATCGGTTCATGCGGACGTATGTCGAGACATCCCAATCGTGTCTGCTACTTGCGAACCAGACGATGGCGATTCACGACGATCGGGGCTGA
- a CDS encoding Gfo/Idh/MocA family oxidoreductase: MKKSSPSRRDFLKTGAAAATGVLAGCTPGLSETVIRPAVPPSDRVIGANNRITVGFIGLGLQGFDGHLTTIREHGEELKVVGAAVCEPWSVRRERARIALELSDTDAYSDYRKLLDRKDIDAVFIGTLDHWHAPIAIDALSAGKHVYCEKPLTRYLGEAFELHDAVLKSDREFQLGSQFCSEGKWHKAAELVSAGKIGAPVLAQASFVRNVPDGEWNYAIDPALTEETLDWPQWVGPVPNRPFSPDDYFRWKKYHPYGAGIVSNLLTHRVIPLMLATGPPEFPVRVACLGTKKITPDRDIPDNTQVIAEFPSGLSIVVIGSTVNEVGLPQIIRGHEGTLYFGGNSVELRPERPFADLVDPEMHENVEPVVSVKNHMSDWLEAIRTGSTPNGNIDLAIKTHTVICLAEMSQRLGEMMHFDASTRTITTGSGRVVEPFNHGTFQ, translated from the coding sequence ATGAAGAAGTCATCACCCTCACGTCGTGATTTCCTCAAGACAGGAGCGGCCGCGGCGACAGGAGTGCTCGCAGGCTGTACCCCGGGACTTTCGGAAACGGTCATCCGTCCGGCAGTGCCCCCGTCAGATCGAGTGATCGGCGCAAACAACAGGATCACTGTCGGTTTCATCGGACTTGGCCTGCAAGGTTTCGACGGCCATCTTACGACCATTCGCGAGCACGGAGAGGAACTGAAGGTCGTCGGTGCTGCAGTATGTGAACCGTGGAGTGTTCGGCGCGAGCGAGCTCGCATAGCGCTGGAGCTATCGGACACAGACGCATACAGCGACTATCGGAAGCTTCTGGATCGAAAGGACATAGATGCGGTTTTCATTGGAACACTTGATCACTGGCACGCACCCATCGCGATCGATGCACTGAGCGCCGGCAAGCACGTGTACTGTGAGAAGCCGCTCACCCGTTATCTCGGTGAGGCGTTTGAGCTCCACGACGCCGTCCTGAAATCGGACCGCGAATTTCAGTTGGGCTCGCAGTTCTGCTCGGAAGGAAAGTGGCACAAGGCAGCGGAACTGGTCTCGGCCGGGAAGATCGGAGCGCCGGTGCTTGCGCAAGCGTCGTTCGTGCGCAACGTGCCCGACGGCGAATGGAATTACGCGATTGACCCGGCTCTCACCGAGGAGACCCTTGACTGGCCACAGTGGGTTGGGCCGGTCCCGAACAGGCCGTTCAGTCCGGACGACTACTTTCGCTGGAAGAAATACCATCCGTACGGCGCGGGGATCGTTTCCAATCTCCTCACCCATCGCGTCATTCCGCTTATGCTTGCGACCGGCCCGCCGGAGTTTCCAGTTCGCGTCGCGTGTCTTGGCACAAAGAAGATCACGCCGGATCGCGACATCCCGGATAATACCCAGGTCATTGCCGAATTCCCGAGCGGGCTCTCGATTGTGGTCATCGGAAGCACCGTCAACGAGGTGGGATTGCCTCAGATAATTCGTGGGCACGAGGGCACGCTGTACTTCGGAGGAAACTCTGTCGAACTTCGACCCGAGCGACCTTTTGCCGACCTCGTTGATCCGGAGATGCACGAAAACGTTGAGCCGGTTGTAAGCGTGAAGAACCACATGTCGGACTGGCTTGAGGCGATTCGAACTGGCTCGACGCCGAATGGCAATATTGACCTTGCGATCAAGACGCATACGGTTATCTGCCTTGCCGAGATGTCGCAGCGGCTTGGCGAGATGATGCACTTTGATGCATCAACGAGAACGATCACCACGGGCAGTGGCCGGGTTGTCGAGCCATTCAATCACGGCACGTTTCAATGA
- a CDS encoding TonB-dependent receptor: MRRVIVTILSIWIATIAASAFAKPPTAASGTVTGRVMDSVGEPLSSATIVLYSTADSDVARGAVTDEKGVFVFSDVAAAEYRIKVSFLGFKAFDSQPFVVEAGQSYTMPPISLEADPVALDNVQIEGEREIVEVLPDKTVLNVQGSIAATGSTALELLRKAPGVVVDNNDNIILSGKNGVKIYIDGKPSPLSTEDLAAQLRTMQSSEIDAIEIVTNPGAKYEAEGNAGIINIRLRRDKSLGFNSTIDLSYGYGKRSKYGANSTFNYRNRRYNVFGSYGYRGGEDESYINLYRIQNDFSFDERAVTENTGPSNRLRIGSDIYLGSKAVLGFLVNGYVNDRNWSNRSLTPITNLETNEIESLLDAQSINDGVRRNASFNVNLRIDNGSGTTSNADVDFGIYENGNESYQPNFYREPSSDSPIEDNIFRSQSPTDISIYAGKFDHERAMAGGKLGIGTKLSQVTTDNVYRFYDIEGIEEILDVDRSNDFRFTETIAAGYASFTGSSGSVEYSLGLRAEYTSSEGDLTAFKPANDNTVTRSYLDLFPSGGITIKPAPKHQLRVNYSRRIDRPSYQSLNPFEFKLSELSFSRGNPFLQPQYTNNVSLTHTYNYVLNTTLSYSHTDDFFARISDSTDVSRTFIESVNMDYQRVISGSISYPVSPLPWWRTYTSASGFNTRNRADLGEGRLIDVQATVVSLYHQSTFKLPSDWSFELSGWYSSPSIWGAVYKTDANYAIDVGVSREFFGGRSKVKVAVTDVFETAPWRGVQRLSGFFIDASGGWESRQLRVNISYLFGNTQVKKVRQRKTSTEDEAGRVD, translated from the coding sequence ATGCGTCGCGTTATCGTCACCATTTTGTCCATTTGGATCGCTACGATTGCCGCCAGCGCGTTTGCGAAGCCACCAACTGCGGCTTCCGGCACCGTCACCGGCAGGGTCATGGACTCGGTTGGCGAGCCGCTCAGCTCCGCGACCATAGTTCTGTACAGCACAGCCGACAGCGACGTCGCACGAGGTGCTGTTACTGATGAGAAGGGTGTGTTTGTATTTAGTGACGTCGCTGCCGCGGAGTATCGAATTAAGGTCTCATTTCTCGGCTTCAAGGCATTCGATTCGCAGCCGTTCGTCGTCGAGGCGGGTCAGTCCTACACGATGCCCCCGATTTCCCTGGAGGCCGATCCGGTCGCCCTCGATAATGTACAGATCGAGGGGGAGCGTGAGATCGTCGAGGTCTTGCCGGACAAAACCGTCCTTAATGTGCAGGGCAGCATCGCCGCCACCGGTAGCACGGCCCTTGAACTCCTTCGCAAGGCACCTGGAGTCGTCGTCGACAATAATGACAACATCATTCTGAGTGGAAAGAACGGCGTCAAGATCTACATCGACGGCAAGCCATCGCCACTGAGCACGGAGGATCTGGCCGCACAACTGCGCACGATGCAGTCGTCCGAGATCGATGCGATCGAGATCGTCACAAACCCGGGCGCAAAGTATGAGGCGGAGGGCAATGCCGGTATCATTAACATCCGGCTGCGAAGGGACAAGAGTCTCGGCTTCAACAGTACCATCGACTTGTCGTACGGGTATGGCAAGCGATCCAAATACGGTGCGAATTCGACATTCAACTATCGAAACAGACGCTACAACGTTTTCGGCTCGTACGGATATCGCGGTGGCGAGGACGAGAGCTACATCAACCTGTACCGGATTCAGAACGACTTCTCTTTCGACGAACGTGCGGTTACCGAAAACACCGGGCCGTCGAATCGACTGCGTATCGGAAGCGACATATACCTGGGGAGCAAAGCCGTTCTGGGTTTCCTGGTGAACGGCTATGTGAACGATCGTAATTGGTCAAATCGGAGCCTGACGCCGATCACGAATCTGGAAACCAACGAGATTGAGTCGCTGCTGGACGCCCAATCCATCAACGATGGTGTGCGTCGCAATGCCAGTTTCAATGTGAACTTGCGCATCGACAACGGGAGCGGAACCACGTCGAATGCCGATGTCGATTTCGGCATATATGAGAACGGCAACGAGTCTTATCAGCCGAACTTCTATCGCGAGCCGTCGAGCGACTCGCCGATCGAGGATAACATCTTCAGAAGTCAGTCCCCCACCGATATCTCGATTTACGCGGGCAAGTTCGATCATGAACGAGCCATGGCTGGCGGAAAGCTGGGAATTGGAACCAAGCTATCGCAGGTCACGACCGACAACGTATACCGATTCTACGATATCGAAGGAATCGAGGAGATCCTCGATGTTGACCGGAGCAACGATTTCCGGTTTACCGAGACCATTGCAGCCGGCTACGCGTCGTTCACCGGATCCAGTGGCAGCGTGGAGTACAGCCTTGGCTTGCGCGCTGAGTACACCAGTTCGGAAGGGGATCTGACCGCTTTCAAACCGGCTAACGACAACACGGTGACACGATCCTACCTCGACCTCTTTCCGTCTGGGGGGATTACCATCAAGCCGGCACCAAAGCACCAGTTGCGTGTGAATTACAGTCGGCGCATCGATCGGCCCAGCTATCAGTCGCTGAACCCGTTTGAATTCAAGCTGAGCGAGCTGAGTTTCAGTCGTGGCAACCCGTTCCTCCAGCCACAGTACACGAATAACGTATCGCTGACACATACGTACAACTACGTACTCAACACAACTTTATCATACAGCCACACGGACGATTTCTTCGCCCGGATTTCCGACTCGACGGATGTATCGCGGACGTTCATCGAGTCAGTCAACATGGACTATCAGCGGGTGATCAGCGGTTCAATCAGTTACCCGGTGAGTCCGCTGCCGTGGTGGCGCACGTATACGAGTGCGAGCGGATTCAACACGCGCAACCGAGCTGATCTTGGCGAGGGCCGACTGATTGACGTCCAGGCGACGGTCGTGAGCCTCTATCACCAGTCGACCTTCAAGCTACCTTCGGACTGGTCGTTTGAGCTGTCGGGTTGGTACAGCTCCCCGTCGATCTGGGGTGCGGTCTACAAGACCGATGCAAACTACGCGATCGATGTCGGGGTAAGCCGGGAGTTCTTTGGCGGCAGGTCGAAGGTGAAGGTGGCAGTCACCGACGTGTTTGAGACGGCGCCGTGGCGCGGCGTGCAGCGTCTGAGCGGGTTCTTCATTGATGCCTCCGGGGGTTGGGAGAGCCGCCAGCTACGTGTGAACATATCGTATCTGTTTGGCAACACGCAGGTAAAGAAGGTGCGCCAGCGAAAAACGAGCACCGAGGATGAGGCGGGGCGCGTGGACTAG